GGCCCGATATCAAGTTGACCCTATTCGAGGAGGACACACGCCTGGGAGGCAAAGTCCTCACCGAGCGCCTCGACGGCTTCGTCATCGAGGGCGGCCCAGACACGTTCCTGGCGTACAAACCGCGCGGGGTCGGTCTTTGCCGCGAGATGGGGCTGGAGGCTCGCCTGGAAGGCACGAACCCAGACCGACGCCGGACTTTCGTTCTCCGCGAGGGAAGGCTCTTTGACCTGCCGGAGGGGTTGACCGGGCTCATCCCTTCGCGCTTCGGCCCTATGCTCAGGACCGATCTGATATCACCGCTCGGGAAGATGCGCATGGGGTTGGAGGTTTTCATCCCGCCGAGAGCCCCAGGGAGCGACGAGAGTCTGGCCTCGTTCGTGCGGCGCCGATTGGGCCCAGAAGTCTACGACCGAATGGTCGAGCCCCTGATGAGCGGCATCTACGCCGGCGATGG
This DNA window, taken from Anaerolineales bacterium, encodes the following:
- the hemG gene encoding protoporphyrinogen oxidase, yielding MGRAGTVSHMTPTEKRDVVVIGGGIAGLAAARWLVEQRPDIKLTLFEEDTRLGGKVLTERLDGFVIEGGPDTFLAYKPRGVGLCREMGLEARLEGTNPDRRRTFVLREGRLFDLPEGLTGLIPSRFGPMLRTDLISPLGKMRMGLEVFIPPRAPGSDESLASFVRRRLGPEVYDRMVEPLMSGIYAGDGNRLSLAATFPQLRETELRYGSLTRGMLHALRDNGKGHQPAQ